In Acidimicrobiales bacterium, one DNA window encodes the following:
- a CDS encoding alpha/beta fold hydrolase has protein sequence MKWARATPSRVATVLVAATVLMAACTGDDTSGGPDPAAGRDDPTSTTVDRGVSEVEPDEVRWGVCPFHVPAGAEIDCGMFDVPADYDEPDGETVTLPVAVVRSAHESPAEDPIVYLSGGPGQSTLEPVPMTFGFLYEPLAESRDVILVDQRGTGFARPSLACDEYDGWVEESLGSGLDADELAEQGVARLEECHERLVGQGVDLSDYDSAASAADLELLRRSLGHDEWNLYGISYGTRLAQTILRDHPEGVRSVVLDSAYPLTADLYEEAPANAARAVDELFELCEADLECAERHPDLETRFAALVDDLDERPLPVEIVDASTGERVEEVLDGAGLVGFVFQALYSTELAAHLPELIDGVAAGETGTVGVLLGALSQQSDQVSIGMQLAVQCREEIAFGDPGSVESAAADQPLVGRFFEAAATLGPGVFDVCETWDVGAAPEVENEAVSSDVPTLVLAGSLDPITPPAWGRTVADHLESATVVELPATGHGVLASRECALAVGLEFFDDPASAPDTACVDAVEAPPFTAGAVEVEMVPFRSEELGVSGLRPEGWSEVAPGAFQASPLVSLLIQPVPGASTEQLMQQLAIRLGLDTPSEPVGQQQSGGLSWDLFELEDLGQRFDLAVAEHEGGLWLVQLVSTPERHDVHAAQVFAPALEAVEPVS, from the coding sequence ATGAAGTGGGCGAGGGCGACGCCATCGAGGGTGGCGACGGTGCTGGTCGCGGCGACGGTGCTGATGGCGGCGTGCACCGGCGACGACACGAGTGGGGGCCCGGACCCGGCCGCGGGGCGCGACGACCCGACGAGCACCACCGTTGATCGGGGTGTATCCGAGGTCGAACCCGACGAGGTGCGCTGGGGGGTGTGTCCCTTCCACGTGCCGGCGGGTGCCGAGATCGACTGCGGGATGTTCGACGTCCCGGCCGACTACGACGAGCCCGACGGCGAGACCGTGACCCTGCCGGTGGCGGTGGTGCGCTCCGCGCACGAGTCCCCGGCGGAGGACCCGATCGTCTACCTCTCCGGGGGGCCCGGGCAGTCGACCCTCGAGCCGGTGCCGATGACCTTCGGGTTCCTCTACGAACCCCTTGCAGAGTCCCGCGACGTGATCCTGGTCGACCAGCGTGGCACCGGGTTCGCCCGCCCGTCTCTCGCCTGCGACGAGTACGACGGCTGGGTCGAGGAGTCCCTCGGCTCTGGGCTCGACGCCGACGAACTGGCCGAGCAGGGCGTGGCGAGGCTCGAGGAGTGCCACGAGCGACTCGTCGGTCAGGGCGTCGACCTCTCTGACTACGACAGCGCCGCCTCGGCGGCCGATCTCGAGCTGCTCCGTCGGTCGCTCGGCCACGACGAGTGGAACCTCTACGGGATCTCCTACGGCACCCGGCTCGCGCAGACGATCCTGCGCGACCACCCCGAGGGGGTGCGGTCGGTGGTGCTCGACTCGGCCTACCCGCTGACCGCCGATCTCTACGAGGAGGCCCCGGCCAACGCGGCTCGGGCCGTCGACGAGCTGTTCGAGCTCTGCGAGGCCGACCTGGAATGCGCCGAGCGCCATCCGGACCTCGAGACGAGGTTCGCGGCGCTGGTGGACGACCTGGACGAGCGCCCGCTACCGGTCGAGATCGTCGACGCGTCGACCGGTGAGCGTGTCGAGGAGGTGCTCGACGGTGCGGGCCTGGTCGGGTTCGTCTTCCAGGCGCTGTACTCGACCGAGCTGGCCGCTCATCTGCCTGAGCTGATCGACGGGGTCGCCGCGGGCGAGACCGGGACGGTGGGAGTGCTGCTCGGCGCGCTGAGCCAGCAGTCCGACCAGGTCAGCATCGGGATGCAGCTCGCGGTGCAGTGTCGTGAGGAGATCGCCTTCGGAGATCCCGGTTCGGTCGAGTCAGCGGCTGCGGACCAGCCGCTCGTCGGGAGGTTCTTCGAGGCGGCGGCAACCCTCGGCCCCGGCGTGTTCGACGTCTGCGAGACCTGGGACGTGGGGGCGGCCCCCGAGGTCGAGAACGAGGCGGTGAGCAGCGATGTGCCCACGCTCGTCCTCGCCGGGTCGCTCGACCCGATCACCCCACCGGCGTGGGGGCGCACGGTGGCCGACCATCTCGAATCAGCGACCGTCGTCGAGCTCCCCGCCACCGGCCACGGTGTGCTCGCCTCCCGGGAGTGCGCCCTGGCGGTGGGCCTGGAGTTCTTCGATGATCCGGCAAGTGCCCCGGACACCGCCTGTGTCGATGCGGTGGAGGCGCCGCCGTTCACCGCAGGGGCGGTCGAGGTCGAGATGGTCCCGTTCAGGTCCGAGGAGCTCGGCGTCTCGGGTCTGCGTCCCGAGGGGTGGAGCGAGGTCGCGCCCGGGGCCTTCCAGGCATCGCCGCTGGTGTCGTTGCTGATCCAGCCGGTGCCGGGAGCGAGCACCGAGCAGCTGATGCAGCAGCTCGCGATCCGGCTCGGCCTGGACACACCGTCGGAGCCGGTGGGCCAGCAGCAGTCGGGTGGCCTGTCGTGGGACCTCTTCGAGCTCGAGGACCTCGGCCAGCGGTTCGACCTCGCGGTGGCCGAGCACGAGGGCGGGCTGTGGCTGGTCCAGCTGGTGTCGACTCCCGAGCGCCACGACGTCCACGCCGCTCAGGTGTTCGCGCCCGCCCTGGAGGCCGTCGAACCGGTGTCGTGA
- a CDS encoding alpha/beta fold hydrolase, producing the protein MTDADLDAVPDGEIRKQSVRIHGHDVTYRVAGEGPLVVLIHGIAGSSTTWRAVMPALAEHYTVIAPDLLGHGESAKPRGDYSLGAYASGIRDLLAVLDLGAATVIGHSLGGGIAMQFAYQFPERVQRLVLVASGGLGKEVSPLIKAVTLPGAEYVVPLLLHRKIRELGERPGAWAHRVGLRPTDTMSEIWRGYTTLTERRGQQAFIHTVRSVIDIAGQRVSAHDRLYLAEALPTMIVWGDRDRIIPVDHAYLTAEAIPNARLEILEGAGHFLPWRNADRFLPLLEDFLDTTTPVHVPESEWRDRLVSSHASDSVVAAGA; encoded by the coding sequence ATGACAGACGCGGATCTTGACGCTGTCCCCGACGGGGAGATCCGCAAGCAGAGCGTTCGGATCCACGGGCACGACGTCACCTATCGGGTGGCAGGCGAGGGTCCCCTTGTCGTACTCATCCACGGGATCGCCGGGAGCTCCACGACATGGCGCGCCGTGATGCCGGCCCTGGCCGAGCACTACACGGTCATCGCGCCAGACCTTCTGGGCCACGGTGAGTCGGCGAAGCCCCGTGGTGACTACTCGCTCGGCGCCTACGCCAGCGGTATTCGCGATCTGCTCGCGGTGCTCGATCTGGGGGCTGCCACCGTGATCGGCCACTCACTCGGCGGTGGCATTGCCATGCAGTTCGCCTACCAGTTCCCCGAACGGGTCCAGCGTCTGGTGCTGGTCGCCTCGGGCGGATTGGGCAAGGAGGTCAGCCCGCTCATCAAGGCGGTGACACTCCCCGGCGCCGAATACGTCGTGCCCCTCCTGCTGCACCGCAAGATCCGCGAGCTCGGCGAGCGCCCGGGAGCATGGGCGCACCGCGTCGGCCTGCGCCCTACCGACACCATGTCCGAGATCTGGCGCGGCTACACGACCCTGACCGAACGACGTGGTCAGCAGGCGTTCATCCACACCGTGCGGTCGGTGATCGACATCGCGGGACAACGGGTGAGTGCCCACGACCGCCTCTATCTCGCCGAGGCGCTGCCGACCATGATCGTCTGGGGTGATCGGGACCGGATCATTCCCGTCGACCACGCCTACCTGACCGCTGAGGCCATCCCCAACGCCCGACTCGAGATACTCGAGGGCGCCGGACACTTCCTGCCGTGGCGCAACGCCGACCGGTTCCTTCCCCTGCTCGAGGACTTCCTCGACACGACGACACCAGTCCATGTGCCCGAGTCGGAGTGGCGGGATCGGCTCGTGTCCTCCCACGCATCTGACTCCGTGGTAGCAGCGGGCGCGTAG
- the dcd gene encoding dCTP deaminase produces the protein MILSDRTIREEIDAGRIAIDPFDPACVQPSSVDLHLDRYFRVFRNHTMGHIDVKANLEELTELVELPEGAEPFILHPGEFVLGSTAERVAVPDDLVARLEGKSSLGRLGLLIHSTAGFVDAGWNGQLTLELSNVASLPITLYPGMKIGQISFIRMTTPADQPYGSGTLGSKYQGQIGPRPSRYWENFNEG, from the coding sequence ATGATCCTCTCCGACCGCACCATCCGCGAAGAGATCGACGCCGGGCGCATCGCCATCGACCCCTTCGACCCTGCATGCGTGCAGCCGTCCTCGGTCGATCTGCACCTCGACCGCTACTTCCGCGTGTTCCGCAACCACACCATGGGCCACATCGACGTCAAGGCCAACCTCGAGGAGCTCACCGAGCTGGTCGAGCTACCCGAGGGCGCCGAGCCGTTCATCCTCCACCCGGGCGAGTTCGTGCTCGGCTCCACGGCAGAGCGGGTGGCGGTCCCCGACGATCTCGTCGCTCGTCTCGAGGGCAAGTCCAGCCTCGGTCGGCTCGGGTTGCTGATCCACTCGACTGCCGGGTTCGTCGACGCCGGCTGGAACGGCCAGCTCACCCTCGAGTTGTCCAACGTCGCCAGCCTGCCCATCACCTTGTACCCGGGCATGAAGATCGGCCAGATCTCGTTCATCCGGATGACCACGCCCGCCGACCAGCCCTACGGCAGCGGCACGCTCGGCTCGAAGTACCAGGGCCAGATCGGCCCCCGGCCCAGCCGCTACTGGGAGAACTTCAACGAGGGCTGA
- a CDS encoding MerR family transcriptional regulator, with the protein MEDPDEDSPEYGLTELSTLSGVSARTIRYYQSIDVLPRPDRRGRQAVYGDDHLDRLRLIAELQDRGLTLGAISQFLGQRASPGISVGDWLGLDESLRGPWSEDRPRVLSDDELGDELGERPTGLRSRLERAGFIERQPEGWWLIRSPALLDLALQLSDAGIDIDVTGRATDLLRRRMSRAVDDLIDLFVERAGSGFPGQAAGPELETALGSLRPIAREAAGIILAHEIERGLRELFDAGPSAMRKHGSSRKNRRHR; encoded by the coding sequence GTGGAGGATCCCGACGAGGACTCACCCGAGTACGGACTCACCGAGCTATCTACCCTCTCTGGCGTCTCGGCCCGCACGATCCGCTACTACCAATCCATCGATGTCCTCCCCCGGCCCGACCGTCGAGGGCGCCAGGCGGTCTACGGCGACGATCACCTGGACCGCCTGCGCCTGATCGCCGAACTCCAGGACCGTGGTCTCACGCTGGGCGCGATCAGTCAATTTCTCGGCCAGCGGGCGAGTCCGGGCATCTCGGTCGGCGACTGGCTCGGACTCGACGAGAGCCTCAGAGGGCCTTGGTCCGAGGATCGACCGCGGGTGCTCAGCGACGACGAGTTGGGCGACGAACTCGGAGAGCGGCCGACGGGACTGCGGAGTCGGCTCGAACGGGCCGGCTTCATCGAACGCCAGCCCGAGGGTTGGTGGCTGATCCGAAGTCCTGCCCTTCTCGACCTCGCGCTGCAGCTCTCCGACGCAGGGATCGACATCGACGTGACGGGTCGCGCCACCGATCTGCTGCGTCGACGCATGTCCCGCGCCGTCGACGACCTGATCGACCTGTTCGTCGAGCGGGCGGGGTCTGGGTTTCCCGGACAGGCGGCAGGACCCGAACTCGAGACCGCGCTCGGCTCGCTGAGGCCGATCGCCCGCGAAGCCGCCGGGATCATCCTTGCCCACGAGATCGAGCGTGGGTTGCGCGAGTTGTTCGATGCCGGACCTTCCGCCATGCGCAAGCACGGATCGTCGCGCAAGAACCGACGACACCGATAG
- a CDS encoding gluconokinase, GntK/IdnK-type, with protein MNPDEVVVVMGVSGAGKTTIGRELASRTGARFVEGDRLHPPENVERMASGVALDDRTRAPWLDALAGEIAAAHERGEATVIAASVLRRAYRDRLRAAGPVTFVLLLVEPDELVRRLDERDHEFMPPGLLDDQLATLEPPGADEPDVVVVAPTGGIDSTVDAVRDALGSG; from the coding sequence GTGAACCCTGACGAGGTCGTGGTCGTGATGGGGGTGAGCGGAGCCGGGAAGACGACCATCGGACGCGAGCTGGCGAGCCGGACCGGCGCCCGGTTCGTCGAGGGCGATCGGTTGCACCCGCCCGAGAACGTCGAGCGGATGGCCAGCGGCGTCGCCCTCGACGACCGGACGCGCGCACCATGGCTCGACGCGCTCGCCGGCGAGATCGCCGCCGCCCACGAGCGGGGAGAAGCCACTGTGATCGCGGCGTCGGTCCTCCGACGCGCCTACCGCGACCGTTTGCGAGCTGCGGGGCCGGTCACCTTCGTGCTCCTGCTGGTCGAACCCGACGAGCTCGTGCGCCGGCTCGATGAACGGGACCACGAGTTCATGCCGCCCGGCCTGCTCGACGACCAGCTCGCAACGCTCGAACCCCCCGGGGCCGACGAGCCCGACGTCGTCGTCGTCGCCCCGACCGGCGGGATCGACAGCACGGTCGACGCCGTCCGGGACGCGCTCGGCT
- a CDS encoding discoidin domain-containing protein, whose translation MRRWLAIACVGLVALACTDGENDLERTETASTDAARGTGAPDTTGPTEPWDPPEHRITIVDGQWVDRTTDEVFVPRGVNMVRFHDGRDSTFVTHVFDREQMSEDFAALAERGYNTVRLFLDGCDTGEGCLTISREVPGLNPEYLDVVAEVLELADEHGLVLLLTANDLPDGGGYAERSDRGNSEHFPGYRNTAFLTEAGHREMVTYWGDLLQGLVERQAPLDAVFAWSILNEHWLFAEQPPLSLDSGEVTTATGTYDVSDPDQKRAMVTDATRAMIRDVSDEIRRHDPDGLVTMGFFAPKFPNETMIGGDWYVDTAPLVEDSALDFFDFHSYPGTDITIEAKAENFGMDESTPVLMGEVGPFIDQYPDIERAALAVQRHIADSCAVGFDGWLYWAYERLPMSDATWGFTDDGGRVLDALAPVNQPDPCTATLADPNLVLGRPASASAALPENPPALAVDGDISTSWVSGAHAPQRIEIDLDEPSTIATIRLRVDQHPPGDTVHLIETRDRSGTWSEVHRFEGDTEFFDVLEATFTPPLTDVDGVRITTESSPSWVAWADVEVRSP comes from the coding sequence GTGCGACGATGGCTGGCGATCGCGTGCGTGGGGCTCGTCGCCCTGGCGTGCACCGACGGCGAGAACGACCTTGAGCGGACCGAGACTGCCTCGACCGATGCGGCACGTGGGACCGGTGCGCCCGACACCACCGGCCCCACCGAGCCCTGGGACCCACCAGAGCATCGAATCACGATCGTCGACGGCCAGTGGGTCGACCGCACCACCGACGAGGTCTTCGTCCCCCGCGGGGTGAACATGGTCCGGTTCCACGACGGCCGCGACTCGACCTTCGTCACCCACGTGTTCGACCGCGAGCAGATGTCGGAGGACTTCGCCGCCCTGGCCGAGCGGGGCTACAACACGGTCCGGCTGTTCCTCGACGGTTGTGACACCGGCGAAGGATGCCTCACGATCTCCCGGGAAGTCCCCGGGCTCAACCCCGAGTACCTCGACGTGGTGGCCGAGGTGCTCGAGCTGGCCGACGAGCACGGCCTGGTGCTGCTGCTCACCGCCAACGACCTCCCCGATGGTGGCGGCTATGCCGAGCGCTCCGACCGTGGGAACAGCGAGCACTTCCCCGGATACCGAAACACCGCGTTCCTCACCGAAGCCGGCCACCGCGAGATGGTGACCTACTGGGGCGACCTCCTGCAGGGCCTGGTCGAGCGCCAGGCGCCGCTCGACGCCGTGTTCGCCTGGTCGATCCTGAACGAGCACTGGCTCTTCGCCGAACAGCCGCCACTGTCGCTCGACTCGGGTGAGGTCACCACCGCGACCGGCACCTACGACGTCTCCGACCCAGACCAGAAGCGGGCGATGGTCACCGATGCCACCAGGGCAATGATCCGCGACGTCAGCGACGAGATCCGACGCCACGATCCTGACGGGTTGGTGACCATGGGCTTCTTCGCCCCGAAGTTCCCCAACGAGACCATGATCGGCGGCGACTGGTACGTCGACACCGCCCCGCTGGTCGAGGACTCGGCTCTCGACTTCTTCGACTTCCACTCCTACCCGGGAACCGACATCACCATCGAGGCCAAGGCCGAGAACTTCGGAATGGATGAGTCGACCCCGGTGCTGATGGGCGAGGTCGGGCCCTTCATCGATCAGTACCCTGACATCGAGCGGGCGGCCCTCGCCGTGCAGCGCCACATCGCCGACTCGTGCGCCGTCGGGTTCGACGGATGGCTCTACTGGGCCTACGAGCGTCTCCCCATGTCCGACGCCACCTGGGGGTTCACCGACGACGGGGGACGCGTGCTCGACGCGCTGGCGCCGGTCAACCAACCAGACCCCTGCACCGCGACCCTCGCCGACCCCAACCTGGTCCTCGGTCGCCCCGCGAGTGCCTCCGCCGCCCTCCCCGAGAACCCGCCGGCGCTGGCCGTCGACGGCGACATCAGCACCTCGTGGGTGTCCGGAGCACACGCACCCCAACGGATCGAGATCGACCTGGACGAACCGTCGACCATCGCCACGATCCGCCTCCGGGTCGATCAACACCCACCGGGAGACACCGTCCACCTCATCGAGACCCGAGATCGGTCCGGAACGTGGAGCGAGGTGCACCGCTTCGAGGGGGATACCGAGTTCTTCGACGTGCTCGAGGCCACCTTCACCCCGCCGCTGACCGACGTGGACGGCGTGCGGATCACGACCGAATCGAGCCCATCGTGGGTGGCGTGGGCCGACGTCGAGGTCCGATCCCCGTGA